CCTTGGTAAACGCTTTGGTCTGGCTACGGTCTTAGGTTATCTGATTACAGGCTTAATACTAGGACCAAGCGCCCTCGATGTGGCAGGAGATGCTGAAAGCCTATTACATTTCTCTGAGTTCGGCGTGGTGATGCTACTTTTCATCATTGGTCTTGAGCTTCAGCCTTCAAGATTATGGGCACTGCGCCGCTCCATATTTGTCCTTGGGGGCTTACAAGTCGGGGTCACTGGCATTTTATTGATGGCTATTGCTCATCAGTTTTTCTCGCTAAAGCTGGATACGGCTTTCATTGTAGGCTTTGGTTTGGCGCTCTCCTCGACTGCCTTTGTACTACAAATATTAAATGAAAAAGAACAGCTTTCTAGTACCCATGGCCGTGAAGCTTTCACCATTTTACTTTTTCAAGATATTGCGGTCATCCCGTTACTAGCTGTCATTCCTTTCTTATCCGGTGTACGCGAACAAAGCTATGATTTGATTTACTTTGCAAAGGTTGTAGCCGTCTTTGGCGGATTGATTTTTGCTAGCCGCTATGTGATTCGACCATTTTTTAAGTTTGTCGCTTCGAGTGGCGCATCAGAACTACTGACCGGTGTGGCTTTATTTATCGTCATGGGCGTGTCTATTTTGATGGGACAAATCGGTCTATCGATGGCATTAGGGGCGTTCTTGACTGGTGTGCTCCTTGCTGACTCAGAGTACCGTCACGAATTAGAAGCCAGTATTGAACCCTTTAAAGGGTTACTACTGGGGCTGTTTTTTATGTCGGTAGGTATGCTAACTGATGTCAAATATATCATAGCGCATCCGGTATTTATCATTAGCTGCGCAATCGCCCTTATGCTACTGAAATTCACTGTTATTGCCGCCATTGCCAAAATATCAGGTAATCGTTGGCCTACCAGTATCCGCTTAGGGGTCACTTTGGCTCAAGGGGGTGAGTTTGCATTTGTTTTGTTCAATGTTGCCGCCACCCAAAACGTCTTACAACCTGAGCTGGAAAACACCCTCAATTTGGTGGTTACTATATCTATGGCATTGACCCCATTGGCCTTTTTATTATTAGAAAAAGTAGGTGAACCGCTTTTTGCTAGAAGCAAGCCTAGCCGCGAATACGATACTATTCCCGATCATGAGCATCCAGTAATTATCGCAGGCTTTGGCCGAGTGGGACAAATCATTGGCCGAGTTCTACGGATGCACAGTATAGAATTTACTGCTATTGAACGCTCTGCAAATCGGGTGGATTTCGTACGTAAGCTTGGCAATCAAGTCTACTATGGCGATCCTAAAAATCCTGAAATTCTACGAGCCGCCGGTATTGATAAAGCACGGGTATTCATCATTGCGGTAGATGACGTCGAGCGCTCTATCACCACTGCTGAATATCTCCATCAGCATTATCCCGATCTAGTCGTACTTGCTCGGGCGCGTGATCGGCAACATTACTACCGTTTACGTGAAGTAGGTATTCGCCATATCTGGCGTGAGACCTATTTATCTTCATTAGATATGTCACGTGAGTCGCTACAATTACTGGGTATTACCCCTGAAAAAGCACGCGAAACCATTCAAACCTTCCGTGATTATGATGATGATTTGATCGAGCGTCAGCAAGCTATTTATGATGATGAAGCACGCATGCTAGAGTCAGCGCAGTCCTCTTTAGTAGAGCTTGAAAGCTTGTTCGATGAGGATATCTCCGAAGCACGTAAGATGGATTTGGGGGAGTTTTATGCCGTCTTAAAAGAACAAGCAAAACCCGTTGATGACGCTGAGCATGCTGATGATAGCGTTAAAGACGATATCGGCTCTGATACTAAAACCCCATAACTTAAGCTTGCACGCTCTTCAGCATTCGTTATTCATTTACACGTACAGGCTTGCCACACTCAAAGCTAATTTTAGCTTAATTAGCTATACAGCTTTTGGGCGTTTGCTTCTTATTTAGCGAGCTCATACATTCCCAATTATCGCCATTGGGCTGATGATAAAAAACCAAAGTCTGCCCATTGAGATAACGTATAGGAAACTTAACATTCTGCACGGTAGCGATAATCGCACAATCAGTCTCAGGGACACCTGGAGCCTGAATATCAATATGCATACGCACCTGCTGATCTTCGGTACTAAGTGGCAAATCAATAGGACACTGGCCGGTCTGCTGATAAATCAAAGCCACTCTATTTTGCGCATTTTTAGCAATATCATAAGCATCAAATAACACTTCATTTTCTTTTTGTTTGGCAATAAGCGGCAAAAACTGCACATTGATGACCGTCAATGCAAAAGCATAAAAACTAAATCCTAGCCCCAAACCAAATAAACTGACCCCACCTTCACGCTTTAAGTGCGCTTTTTGTGCCGCTTCATCGCGCGGATAATCATTAATAGCATCAGCAATTTCGCGCCGCGCCATACGATAATAGTAAGCATCCGTCCAGCGTGCGACCATAAAAGACCAAAATAGCCAAATTAATGCCCCAATACCGATGCGAGTGGCCATTTGATATGCATCAGGAACATAAGACATCGCAAAAAACTCAAAGGTTACCAGCACGATAGTAATATTGAGTTGAATAAACGACCACCCTGCTACGCTATATACCAATGCATCCATATAGCGCTTGCGATACAGCAACCAAGGAAAGGTGACGAAAAACGCCGCCCAATGCCATTTCGGTGATAAATACCCTTGTTGATCAAACTGCTCAAAGCGCTTTAGATAATAACGCTGCGTCCGGTTTCCAATAAACCATTTATCCAGTTGTTTACGTTTGGCTGGCGTCAGTTGT
This sequence is a window from Psychrobacter jeotgali. Protein-coding genes within it:
- a CDS encoding monovalent cation:proton antiporter-2 (CPA2) family protein is translated as MFAAAAGSPNLMLQATIFLGAALLFVPLGKRFGLATVLGYLITGLILGPSALDVAGDAESLLHFSEFGVVMLLFIIGLELQPSRLWALRRSIFVLGGLQVGVTGILLMAIAHQFFSLKLDTAFIVGFGLALSSTAFVLQILNEKEQLSSTHGREAFTILLFQDIAVIPLLAVIPFLSGVREQSYDLIYFAKVVAVFGGLIFASRYVIRPFFKFVASSGASELLTGVALFIVMGVSILMGQIGLSMALGAFLTGVLLADSEYRHELEASIEPFKGLLLGLFFMSVGMLTDVKYIIAHPVFIISCAIALMLLKFTVIAAIAKISGNRWPTSIRLGVTLAQGGEFAFVLFNVAATQNVLQPELENTLNLVVTISMALTPLAFLLLEKVGEPLFARSKPSREYDTIPDHEHPVIIAGFGRVGQIIGRVLRMHSIEFTAIERSANRVDFVRKLGNQVYYGDPKNPEILRAAGIDKARVFIIAVDDVERSITTAEYLHQHYPDLVVLARARDRQHYYRLREVGIRHIWRETYLSSLDMSRESLQLLGITPEKARETIQTFRDYDDDLIERQQAIYDDEARMLESAQSSLVELESLFDEDISEARKMDLGEFYAVLKEQAKPVDDAEHADDSVKDDIGSDTKTP
- a CDS encoding DUF2628 domain-containing protein yields the protein MLFIETDSPPPFYQEQLTPAKRKQLDKWFIGNRTQRYYLKRFEQFDQQGYLSPKWHWAAFFVTFPWLLYRKRYMDALVYSVAGWSFIQLNITIVLVTFEFFAMSYVPDAYQMATRIGIGALIWLFWSFMVARWTDAYYYRMARREIADAINDYPRDEAAQKAHLKREGGVSLFGLGLGFSFYAFALTVINVQFLPLIAKQKENEVLFDAYDIAKNAQNRVALIYQQTGQCPIDLPLSTEDQQVRMHIDIQAPGVPETDCAIIATVQNVKFPIRYLNGQTLVFYHQPNGDNWECMSSLNKKQTPKSCIAN